The Bordetella sp. FB-8 genome includes a window with the following:
- a CDS encoding M20 family metallopeptidase, which translates to MSTLPDTEQLVAGIRAWMQCESPTSAPAGVTAMAEFTADYARQQGLTATMIPLGDHVGPALYATNRAAGDTRAGLLILAHMDTVHPIGTLDDNPIRIEGDRLYGPGGYDMKAGTYIALSAMAGLGEPGATALPIDFLMVPDEETGSHASRPQIEKFAANAKYCLVCEPARAETGMCVTARKGTGMLRLGVKGMPAHAGVAHQKGRSAIKEMAHQVLALEAITDYDRGITVSVGTIAGGTATNTVPERCRCVADFRVPDMAAADYVLRRMRELCAVGPDIELDIDVELNRPPMVKTAASTTLLEKAQGFARVAGFELNDAPMTGGGSDANFTSAMGVPTLDGLGADGDGAHTLNEYILVSTLEQRVKFWHLLLKELA; encoded by the coding sequence ATGAGCACGCTACCCGATACCGAACAGTTGGTCGCAGGCATCCGCGCCTGGATGCAATGCGAATCTCCCACCAGCGCGCCGGCCGGCGTGACTGCAATGGCCGAGTTCACCGCCGACTACGCCCGACAGCAGGGCCTGACGGCCACCATGATCCCGCTGGGCGATCATGTCGGCCCGGCGCTGTATGCCACCAACCGCGCCGCGGGGGACACCCGCGCGGGGCTGCTGATCCTGGCGCACATGGATACCGTGCATCCCATCGGCACGCTTGACGACAACCCCATCCGCATCGAAGGCGACCGCCTCTACGGTCCTGGCGGCTACGACATGAAAGCCGGCACCTATATCGCCCTGTCGGCCATGGCTGGTCTGGGCGAGCCCGGCGCCACCGCCCTGCCCATCGACTTCCTGATGGTGCCCGACGAAGAAACCGGCAGCCATGCCTCGCGCCCGCAGATCGAGAAGTTCGCCGCCAACGCCAAGTACTGCCTCGTCTGCGAGCCGGCACGCGCCGAGACCGGCATGTGCGTCACCGCGCGCAAAGGCACGGGCATGCTGCGCCTGGGCGTCAAGGGCATGCCCGCGCACGCTGGTGTGGCCCACCAGAAGGGCCGCAGCGCTATCAAGGAAATGGCCCACCAAGTGCTGGCGCTGGAGGCGATCACCGACTACGACCGGGGCATCACCGTGAGCGTGGGCACGATCGCCGGGGGCACCGCCACCAACACCGTGCCCGAGCGCTGCCGCTGCGTGGCCGATTTCCGCGTGCCCGACATGGCCGCGGCCGATTACGTGCTGCGCCGCATGCGCGAACTTTGCGCCGTAGGCCCCGACATCGAACTGGACATCGACGTCGAACTCAATCGTCCGCCCATGGTCAAGACGGCCGCCAGCACCACGCTGCTGGAGAAGGCCCAAGGCTTTGCCAGGGTGGCCGGTTTCGAGCTGAACGACGCCCCCATGACCGGTGGCGGCAGCGACGCCAACTTCACCTCGGCCATGGGCGTGCCCACGCTGGACGGCCTGGGTGCCGATGGCGACGGCGCACACACGCTCAACGAATACATCCTGGTATCCACACTGGAGCAGCGCGTGAAGTTCTGGCATCTGCTGCTCAAAGAACTGGCCTGA
- a CDS encoding succinylglutamate desuccinylase/aspartoacylase family protein, which yields MHAFDLPKPDITAERVGNTGTEGVWHFDSGAAGRHVMVCALVHGDEICGAWALKALLAEGVRPRRGKLTLVFCNLAAFDRFNPQSNPSSRFVDEDMNRIWSADKLAKNDTQERRRANALLPWVQQADWLLDLHSMSASAEPLQLTGIERRNIDLALSLGRPAYIIADAGHAAGVRMRDYGRFGESGDNGTRSLLIECGLHGAVQSRAVAIDQTARFLAACGAVDRADLPAAWFLPDIPRQRVLRVTQAVAARSTDFRFAQAWKGLESLPAGAVIGWSDGEPVTAPYDDCVLIMPSSLANLRPGVTVVRLAQTLA from the coding sequence ATGCACGCATTCGATTTACCCAAGCCGGATATCACCGCCGAACGCGTCGGCAACACTGGTACCGAAGGTGTCTGGCATTTCGACTCCGGTGCGGCCGGCCGCCACGTGATGGTCTGCGCGCTCGTGCACGGCGACGAAATCTGCGGCGCCTGGGCCCTGAAGGCGCTGCTGGCCGAGGGAGTTCGCCCACGGCGCGGCAAGCTCACCCTGGTCTTCTGTAATCTGGCCGCCTTCGATCGCTTCAATCCGCAAAGCAATCCATCCTCGCGCTTTGTGGACGAGGACATGAACCGCATCTGGAGCGCGGACAAACTGGCCAAGAACGACACACAGGAGCGCCGCCGCGCCAATGCGCTGCTGCCCTGGGTCCAGCAGGCCGATTGGCTGCTCGATCTGCACTCGATGAGCGCATCGGCCGAGCCCCTGCAGCTCACCGGGATCGAACGGCGCAACATCGACCTAGCCTTGTCGCTGGGCCGGCCGGCCTACATCATCGCCGACGCCGGCCACGCTGCCGGCGTACGCATGCGCGACTACGGCCGCTTCGGCGAGTCCGGCGACAACGGCACGCGCTCGCTGCTGATCGAATGCGGCCTGCATGGCGCGGTCCAATCGCGCGCGGTGGCCATCGACCAGACGGCGCGCTTTCTCGCGGCCTGCGGCGCGGTCGATCGCGCCGATTTGCCCGCAGCCTGGTTCCTGCCCGACATCCCACGCCAGCGAGTCCTGCGCGTCACCCAGGCCGTCGCCGCACGCAGCACCGATTTTCGTTTCGCCCAGGCATGGAAAGGCCTGGAATCCCTGCCCGCCGGCGCGGTCATAGGCTGGAGCGACGGCGAGCCGGTGACCGCGCCCTACGACGACTGCGTGCTCATCATGCCTTCGTCGCTGGCCAATTTGCGCCCGGGCGTCACGGTGGTGCGCCTGGCCCAAACCCTGGCCTGA
- a CDS encoding NAD(P)H-hydrate dehydratase: MTTPAPIQRDQLPALFAPRATDTHKGSFGTLGVLGGGPGMTGAALLAARAALRLGAGKVLVGFAQEAPPLACDPLQLELMLRAGRDLLADARPLGLTTWVAGCGLGTLDNAILLLDTLFRTRAQTPLVLDADGLNLLAQGALQPDWGPAPVVLTPHPAEAGRLLGCPAARVQADRPAAALALALKYRAWIVLKGAGTLVCPPAANACWINSTGNPGLASAGTGDVLAGMLGSLIAQGVPLEQAVPGAVWLHGAAADALAAAGTGPIGLTAGELADAARALRNQI; the protein is encoded by the coding sequence ATGACCACACCCGCTCCGATCCAACGCGACCAGTTGCCCGCGCTTTTCGCTCCGCGCGCGACCGATACGCACAAAGGCAGCTTCGGCACGCTGGGCGTGCTGGGCGGAGGCCCTGGCATGACGGGCGCGGCCCTGCTGGCCGCTCGGGCCGCGTTGCGTCTGGGGGCCGGTAAGGTGCTGGTGGGTTTCGCCCAGGAAGCGCCCCCTCTGGCCTGCGACCCGTTGCAGCTCGAGCTGATGCTGCGCGCCGGCCGCGACCTGCTTGCCGACGCCCGCCCACTGGGGCTGACAACCTGGGTGGCCGGTTGCGGACTGGGCACGCTGGACAATGCAATCCTGCTGCTGGACACCCTGTTCCGGACCCGTGCGCAAACACCGCTGGTCCTGGATGCAGACGGTCTTAACCTGTTGGCGCAAGGGGCCCTGCAACCCGACTGGGGGCCGGCACCCGTTGTGCTCACGCCGCATCCGGCCGAAGCCGGCAGGCTGCTGGGCTGCCCGGCTGCGCGCGTACAGGCCGACCGTCCCGCCGCAGCCCTGGCCCTGGCCCTCAAGTACCGAGCTTGGATCGTCCTCAAAGGTGCGGGTACCCTGGTCTGCCCCCCGGCGGCGAACGCCTGCTGGATCAACTCCACCGGCAATCCCGGCCTGGCCAGCGCCGGCACGGGCGATGTGCTGGCCGGCATGCTGGGCAGCTTGATCGCCCAGGGTGTGCCGCTGGAACAGGCCGTGCCCGGCGCAGTATGGCTGCACGGCGCGGCGGCCGACGCCCTGGCGGCCGCAGGCACCGGCCCCATCGGGTTGACGGCGGGAGAACTCGCGGATGCCGCCCGTGCGCTGCGAAACCAAATCTAG